A DNA window from Solanum lycopersicum chromosome 3, SLM_r2.1 contains the following coding sequences:
- the LOC101264908 gene encoding mannosyl-oligosaccharide 1,2-alpha-mannosidase MNS1-like isoform X2, translated as MMSLYQKSEEISKLNEEVIHLRNLLEELKNGGDISISKKKYSGEGGQAVKNMDSPDNILDAQRRERVKDAMLHAWSSYEKYAWGHDELQPQTKNGVDSFGGLGATLIDSLDTLYIMGLDEQFQRARKWVANSLDFNKNYDASVFETTIRVVGGLLSTYDLSGDKLFLDKAQDIADRLLPAWNTESGIPYNIINLAHGNPHNPGWTGGDSILADSGTEQLEFIALSQRTGDRKYQQKVENVILELNRTFPDDGLLPIYINPHKGTTSYSTITFGAMGDSFYEYLLKVWIQGNRTAAVSHYRKMWETSMKGLQSLVRRTTPSSFAYLGEKMGSSVNDKMDELACFAPGMLALGSSGYSPDEAQKFLSLAEELAWTCYNFYQSTPTKLAGENYFFNDGQDMSVGTSWNILRPETVESLFYLWRLTGNKTYQEWGWNIFQAFEKNSRVESGYVGLKDVNTGVKDNMMQSFFLAETLKYLYLLFSPSSVISLDEWVFNTEAHPIKIVTRNDRAVSSGRSGGSEESDRQLRTRKEGRFRVHH; from the exons ATGATGTCTTTGTACCAAAAGAGC gaAGAGATCTCTAAGTTGAATGAAGAAGTGATACACTTGCGGAATCTG CTGGAAGAATTGAAGAATGGTGGAGAcatatcaatttcaaaaaagaaatatagtGGTGAAGGTGGTCAGGCGGTGAAGAATATGGACTCACCAGATAATATCCTCGATGCTCAGCGAAGAGAGAGAGTAAAAGATGCTATGCTTCATGCTTGGAGCTCTTACGAAAAATATGCATGGGGCCATGATGAACTACAG CCGCAAACAAAGAATGGTGTTGACAGTTTTGGTGGTCTTGGAGCAACCTTGATAGATTCTCTTGACACACTATATATTATGGGCTTGGATGAGCAGTTTCAGAGAGCTAGAAA ATGGGTTGCAAACTCCTTGGATTTCAACAAGAACTATGATGCAAGTGTTTTTGAGACAACCATAAG GGTTGTAGGTGGGCTTCTTAGTACGTATGATCTATCTGGTGATAAACTTTTCCTTGATAAGGCTCAAGACATTGCTGACAGATTGTTGCCTGCATGGAATACCGAATCTGGCATCCCTTACAACATTATCAACTTGGCTCATGGGAATCCACATAACCCTGGGTGGACAGGG GGTGATAGTATCCTGGCAGATTCTGGTACTGAGCAGCTTGAGTTTATTGCTCTTTCACAGAGGACAGGAGACcgaaaatatcaacaaaag GTGGAGAATGTCATCTTAGAACTTAACAGAACTTTTCCAGATGATGGTTTGCTTCCGATATACATTAATCCACATAAAGGCACAACATCATACTCAACTATAACATTTGGAGCTATGGGTGACAG cttttatgaatatttactcAAGGTCTGGATACAAGGAAACAGAACTGCTGCTGTGAGTCATTATAG GAAAATGTGGGAGACATCAATGAAAGGTCTTCAAAGCTTGGTCCGGAGGACGACCCCTTCGTCTTTTGCGTATCTTGGTGAGAAGATGGGAAGTTCTGTAAATGACAAG ATGGATGAACTTGCATGCTTTGCTCCTGGAATGTTAGCTTTAGGATCATCTGGTTATAGCCCTGATGAGGCTCAGAAGTTCTTATCACTGGCTGAGGAG CTTGCTTGGACTTGCTATAACTTTTACCAGTCAACACCTACAAAATTGGCAGGAgagaactatttttttaatgacgGCCAA GATATGAGTGTGGGCACATCATGGAACATATTAAGGCCAGAGACAGTTGAGTCACTGTTTTACCTCTGGCGTTTAACAGGAAACAAGACATACCAAGAGTGGGGTTGGAACATATTTCAAGCATTTGAAAAGAACTCAAGGGTAGAGTCTGGATATGTTGGACTTAAAGAT GTAAACACTGGTGTCAAAGACAATATGATGCAAAGCTTCTTTCTTGCGGAGACTCTTAAATATCTgtatcttcttttctctccaTCATCAGTTATCTCCCTTGATGAGTGGGTTTTCAATACAGAAGCGCACCCCATAAAAATTGTTACTCGGAATGATCGGGCAGTGAGTTCTGGAAGGTCAGGTGGAAGCGAAGAATCAGATAGGCAGTTGCGAACCAGGAAAGAAGGTCGATTTCGAGTTCATcattaa
- the LOC101264908 gene encoding mannosyl-oligosaccharide 1,2-alpha-mannosidase MNS1-like isoform X1 encodes MARSRSSSTVWRYINPAYYLKRPKRLALLFIVFVFATFFFWDRQTLLRDHEEEISKLNEEVIHLRNLLEELKNGGDISISKKKYSGEGGQAVKNMDSPDNILDAQRRERVKDAMLHAWSSYEKYAWGHDELQPQTKNGVDSFGGLGATLIDSLDTLYIMGLDEQFQRARKWVANSLDFNKNYDASVFETTIRVVGGLLSTYDLSGDKLFLDKAQDIADRLLPAWNTESGIPYNIINLAHGNPHNPGWTGGDSILADSGTEQLEFIALSQRTGDRKYQQKVENVILELNRTFPDDGLLPIYINPHKGTTSYSTITFGAMGDSFYEYLLKVWIQGNRTAAVSHYRKMWETSMKGLQSLVRRTTPSSFAYLGEKMGSSVNDKMDELACFAPGMLALGSSGYSPDEAQKFLSLAEELAWTCYNFYQSTPTKLAGENYFFNDGQDMSVGTSWNILRPETVESLFYLWRLTGNKTYQEWGWNIFQAFEKNSRVESGYVGLKDVNTGVKDNMMQSFFLAETLKYLYLLFSPSSVISLDEWVFNTEAHPIKIVTRNDRAVSSGRSGGSEESDRQLRTRKEGRFRVHH; translated from the exons ATGGCGAGGAGTAGATCGTCTTCCACTGTATGGCGTTACATAAATCCGGCTTACTATTTGAAACGACCTAAGCGCCTTGCCTTGCTCTTCATTGTTTTCGTTTTTGCAACCTTCTTCTTTTGGGATCGACAAACTTTACTCCGTGATCACGAG gaAGAGATCTCTAAGTTGAATGAAGAAGTGATACACTTGCGGAATCTG CTGGAAGAATTGAAGAATGGTGGAGAcatatcaatttcaaaaaagaaatatagtGGTGAAGGTGGTCAGGCGGTGAAGAATATGGACTCACCAGATAATATCCTCGATGCTCAGCGAAGAGAGAGAGTAAAAGATGCTATGCTTCATGCTTGGAGCTCTTACGAAAAATATGCATGGGGCCATGATGAACTACAG CCGCAAACAAAGAATGGTGTTGACAGTTTTGGTGGTCTTGGAGCAACCTTGATAGATTCTCTTGACACACTATATATTATGGGCTTGGATGAGCAGTTTCAGAGAGCTAGAAA ATGGGTTGCAAACTCCTTGGATTTCAACAAGAACTATGATGCAAGTGTTTTTGAGACAACCATAAG GGTTGTAGGTGGGCTTCTTAGTACGTATGATCTATCTGGTGATAAACTTTTCCTTGATAAGGCTCAAGACATTGCTGACAGATTGTTGCCTGCATGGAATACCGAATCTGGCATCCCTTACAACATTATCAACTTGGCTCATGGGAATCCACATAACCCTGGGTGGACAGGG GGTGATAGTATCCTGGCAGATTCTGGTACTGAGCAGCTTGAGTTTATTGCTCTTTCACAGAGGACAGGAGACcgaaaatatcaacaaaag GTGGAGAATGTCATCTTAGAACTTAACAGAACTTTTCCAGATGATGGTTTGCTTCCGATATACATTAATCCACATAAAGGCACAACATCATACTCAACTATAACATTTGGAGCTATGGGTGACAG cttttatgaatatttactcAAGGTCTGGATACAAGGAAACAGAACTGCTGCTGTGAGTCATTATAG GAAAATGTGGGAGACATCAATGAAAGGTCTTCAAAGCTTGGTCCGGAGGACGACCCCTTCGTCTTTTGCGTATCTTGGTGAGAAGATGGGAAGTTCTGTAAATGACAAG ATGGATGAACTTGCATGCTTTGCTCCTGGAATGTTAGCTTTAGGATCATCTGGTTATAGCCCTGATGAGGCTCAGAAGTTCTTATCACTGGCTGAGGAG CTTGCTTGGACTTGCTATAACTTTTACCAGTCAACACCTACAAAATTGGCAGGAgagaactatttttttaatgacgGCCAA GATATGAGTGTGGGCACATCATGGAACATATTAAGGCCAGAGACAGTTGAGTCACTGTTTTACCTCTGGCGTTTAACAGGAAACAAGACATACCAAGAGTGGGGTTGGAACATATTTCAAGCATTTGAAAAGAACTCAAGGGTAGAGTCTGGATATGTTGGACTTAAAGAT GTAAACACTGGTGTCAAAGACAATATGATGCAAAGCTTCTTTCTTGCGGAGACTCTTAAATATCTgtatcttcttttctctccaTCATCAGTTATCTCCCTTGATGAGTGGGTTTTCAATACAGAAGCGCACCCCATAAAAATTGTTACTCGGAATGATCGGGCAGTGAGTTCTGGAAGGTCAGGTGGAAGCGAAGAATCAGATAGGCAGTTGCGAACCAGGAAAGAAGGTCGATTTCGAGTTCATcattaa
- the LOC101264908 gene encoding mannosyl-oligosaccharide 1,2-alpha-mannosidase MNS1-like isoform X3 codes for MDSPDNILDAQRRERVKDAMLHAWSSYEKYAWGHDELQPQTKNGVDSFGGLGATLIDSLDTLYIMGLDEQFQRARKWVANSLDFNKNYDASVFETTIRVVGGLLSTYDLSGDKLFLDKAQDIADRLLPAWNTESGIPYNIINLAHGNPHNPGWTGGDSILADSGTEQLEFIALSQRTGDRKYQQKVENVILELNRTFPDDGLLPIYINPHKGTTSYSTITFGAMGDSFYEYLLKVWIQGNRTAAVSHYRKMWETSMKGLQSLVRRTTPSSFAYLGEKMGSSVNDKMDELACFAPGMLALGSSGYSPDEAQKFLSLAEELAWTCYNFYQSTPTKLAGENYFFNDGQDMSVGTSWNILRPETVESLFYLWRLTGNKTYQEWGWNIFQAFEKNSRVESGYVGLKDVNTGVKDNMMQSFFLAETLKYLYLLFSPSSVISLDEWVFNTEAHPIKIVTRNDRAVSSGRSGGSEESDRQLRTRKEGRFRVHH; via the exons ATGGACTCACCAGATAATATCCTCGATGCTCAGCGAAGAGAGAGAGTAAAAGATGCTATGCTTCATGCTTGGAGCTCTTACGAAAAATATGCATGGGGCCATGATGAACTACAG CCGCAAACAAAGAATGGTGTTGACAGTTTTGGTGGTCTTGGAGCAACCTTGATAGATTCTCTTGACACACTATATATTATGGGCTTGGATGAGCAGTTTCAGAGAGCTAGAAA ATGGGTTGCAAACTCCTTGGATTTCAACAAGAACTATGATGCAAGTGTTTTTGAGACAACCATAAG GGTTGTAGGTGGGCTTCTTAGTACGTATGATCTATCTGGTGATAAACTTTTCCTTGATAAGGCTCAAGACATTGCTGACAGATTGTTGCCTGCATGGAATACCGAATCTGGCATCCCTTACAACATTATCAACTTGGCTCATGGGAATCCACATAACCCTGGGTGGACAGGG GGTGATAGTATCCTGGCAGATTCTGGTACTGAGCAGCTTGAGTTTATTGCTCTTTCACAGAGGACAGGAGACcgaaaatatcaacaaaag GTGGAGAATGTCATCTTAGAACTTAACAGAACTTTTCCAGATGATGGTTTGCTTCCGATATACATTAATCCACATAAAGGCACAACATCATACTCAACTATAACATTTGGAGCTATGGGTGACAG cttttatgaatatttactcAAGGTCTGGATACAAGGAAACAGAACTGCTGCTGTGAGTCATTATAG GAAAATGTGGGAGACATCAATGAAAGGTCTTCAAAGCTTGGTCCGGAGGACGACCCCTTCGTCTTTTGCGTATCTTGGTGAGAAGATGGGAAGTTCTGTAAATGACAAG ATGGATGAACTTGCATGCTTTGCTCCTGGAATGTTAGCTTTAGGATCATCTGGTTATAGCCCTGATGAGGCTCAGAAGTTCTTATCACTGGCTGAGGAG CTTGCTTGGACTTGCTATAACTTTTACCAGTCAACACCTACAAAATTGGCAGGAgagaactatttttttaatgacgGCCAA GATATGAGTGTGGGCACATCATGGAACATATTAAGGCCAGAGACAGTTGAGTCACTGTTTTACCTCTGGCGTTTAACAGGAAACAAGACATACCAAGAGTGGGGTTGGAACATATTTCAAGCATTTGAAAAGAACTCAAGGGTAGAGTCTGGATATGTTGGACTTAAAGAT GTAAACACTGGTGTCAAAGACAATATGATGCAAAGCTTCTTTCTTGCGGAGACTCTTAAATATCTgtatcttcttttctctccaTCATCAGTTATCTCCCTTGATGAGTGGGTTTTCAATACAGAAGCGCACCCCATAAAAATTGTTACTCGGAATGATCGGGCAGTGAGTTCTGGAAGGTCAGGTGGAAGCGAAGAATCAGATAGGCAGTTGCGAACCAGGAAAGAAGGTCGATTTCGAGTTCATcattaa
- the LOC101264607 gene encoding kelch repeat-containing protein At3g27220 → MRIGKATSSSTTKLVFLCVALLGTFLLVDLLWASSSSFNWPLPPSSNLLFFPNNTLPISNKKGGDARILSATFADLPAPLLNWEKMAPSPVPRLDGAALQINDLLFVFAGYGTIDHVHSHVDIYNFTANSWGGTFDMPKEMAHSHLGMVTDGRYIYVVTGQYGPQCRGPTARNFVLDTKTKQWQDLPPLPLPRYAPATQLWRGRLHVMGGSKENRHTPGLEHWSIAVKDGKALETEWRAEIPIPRGGPHRACVVFDDRLYVFGGQEGDFMAKPGSPIFKCSRRNEVVYDDVYMLDDDMTWKVLTPMPKPDSHIEFAWAIVNRSLVIVGGTTEKHPNTKKMTLVGEILQFQFDTQTWKVLGKLPYRVKTTLVGFWNGWLYFTSGQRDKGPDDPSPRKVIGEMWRTKLKLL, encoded by the exons ATGAGAATAGGGAAGGCAACTAGTAGCAGCACCACCAAGCTGGTCTTTCTTTGTGTGGCTCTCTTGGGAACCTTTCTTCTTGTAGATCTGCTCTGGGCTTCTTCCTCCTCCTTCAATTGGCCACTCCCACCATCATCCAATCTTCTCTTCTTTCCTAATAACACGCTACCCATATCTAACAAAAAAGGAGGAGATGCCAGGATTTTATCGGCTACCTTTGCCGATTTGCCTGCCCCGCTACTGAACTGGGAGAAGATGGCACCATCACCTGTACCTCGTCTTGACGGCGCTGCACTACAGATCAACGACCTTCTTTTCGTCTTTGCTGGTTATGGAACCATTGATCAT GTTCACTCGCATGTCGATATTTACAATTTCACCGCCAACTCATGGGGAGGAACATTTGATATGCCCAAAGAAATGGCTCATTCACACTTGGGTATGGTAACTGATGGGAGATACATTTATGTGGTTACTGGACAATACGGTCCCCAGTGCCGGGGTCCTACTGCCCGCAATTTTGTTCTTGACACCAAAACCAAGCAATGGCAGGACTTGCCTCCTTTACCACTCCCAAG GTATGCGCCTGCAACACAGCTCTGGAGAGGCAGGCTTCATGTCATGGGTGGGAGCAAAGAGAATCGGCATACCCCAGGATTAGAGCATTGGAGTATTGCTGTTAAAGATGGAAAAGCTTTAGAAACGGAGTGGCGGGCTGAGATACCTATTCCTCGTGGTGGACCTCACAG GGCCTGTGTTGTGTTTGATGACCGACTTTATGTCTTTGGTGGTCAAGAGGGTGATTTTATGGCTAAACCTGGATCACCTATTTTCAAATGCTCACGTAGAAATGAG GTCGTATATGATGATGTTTACATGTTAGATGACGATATGACATGGAAAGTGTTAACTCCCATGCCAAAGCCAGATTCCCATATAGAGTTTGCTTGGGCTATTGTCAATAGGTCTCTTGTGATTGTTGGAGGAACTACTGAGAAGCACCCAAATACCAAAAAGATGACCCTTGTTGGAGAAATCCTCCAATTTCAATTCGATACACAG ACATGGAAAGTTTTAGGCAAACTTCCTTACCGTGTAAAAACAACACTTGTTGGATTCTGGAACGGGTGGTTGTACTTCACATCAGGACAAAGAGACAAAGGACCAGATGATCCATCACCAAGGAAGGTCATTGGAGAGATGTGGAGAACTAAACTAAAGTTGTTATGA
- the LOC101264303 gene encoding uncharacterized membrane protein At1g16860 has translation MGSRFPSHQLSNGLYVSGRPEHPKERTPTITSAPMPYTGGDIKKSGELGKMFDIPVDGSKSRKSAPITTAPSRTSHSGPINSNTPSARTSYSTSGPISSSGMPASLSTKKSNSGPLTKHGEPIKKSSGPQSGGVTPTGRQNSGPQPPLLPATGLITSGPISSGPLNSSGAPRKISGPLDSAKIHAPSLVNSQAVTTLNQNDVYSFKRSFPKPILWAMVLLFLMGFIAGGFILAAVHNAILVIVVVVLFGIVAALFLWNSCWGGSAIVRFITRYPDSELRTAKNGEYVKVSGVVTCGNVPLESSFQKVPRCVYSSTSLYEYRGWDSKAANPTHRRFTWGVRSSERHVVDFYISDFQSGLRALVKTGYGAKVTPYVDESVVVDVDPLNSELSPEFIRWLRERSLSSDDRIMRLKEGYIKEGSTVSVIGVVQRNENVLMIVPPPEAFTTGCQWLKCIFPASLEGIVLRCEDASKVDAIPV, from the exons ATGGGTTCTAGATTCCCATCTCACCAGCTCAGCAATGGCCTTTACGTCTCTGGCCGCCCAGAACACCCCAAAGAAAGAACACCAACAATCACTTCTGCCCCCATGCCTTATACTGGTGGTGACATTAAGAAGTCGGGAGAGCTTGGAAAAATGTTTGATATCCCTGTCGATGGCTCCAAATCCAGGAAATCTGCCCCCATAACAACTGCACCTTCCAGAACATCACATTCAGGACCTATCAATTCTAATACTCCTTCTGCTAGGACTAGCTATTCAACCTCAGGTCCCATATCATCCTCAGGGATGCCTGCTTCACTTTCGACTAAGAAATCTAATTCTGGCCCCCTTACCAAGCATGGTGAGCCTATAAAAAAATCATCCGGTCCTCAATCTGGAGGTGTCACACCAACTGGCCGCCAAAACTCAGGTCCCCAACCACCACTTCTCCCTGCAACAGGTCTTATTACTTCTGGTCCTATCTCTTCTGGCCCTCTCAATTCCTCTGGGGCCCCAAGAAAAATCTCAGGTCCCTTGGATTCAGCAAAGATTCATGCCCCTTCTCTTGTTAACAGCCAGGCTGTCACCACTCTCAATCAAAATGATGTGTATTCCTTCAAGAGGAGCTTCCCTAAACCTATCCTCTGGGCAATGGTTTTGTTATTTCTCATGGGATTTATTGCCGGGGGATTTATTCTTGCAGCTGTGCACAATGCTATTCTGGTCATTGTTGTTGTGGTTCTATTTGGCATTGTTGCTGCATTGTTCCTATGGAACTCTTGCTGGGGTGGAAGTGCTATAGTTCGTTTTATTACCCGCTATCCAGATTCTGAACTAAGAACAGCCAAAAATGGCGAATATGTCAAGGTTTCTGGG GTGGTGACTTGTGGAAATGTGCCTCTTGAGTCATCCTTCCAAAAAGTTCCTAGGTGTGTCTATTCTTCCACAAGTTTATATGAGTATCGAGGATGGGATTCAAAAGCTGCAAATCCTACTCACCGGCGTTTTACATGGGGCGTCAGGTCTTCAGAA AGGCATGTGGTCGACTTTTATATCTCTGATTTTCAGTCAGGGTTAAGAGCATTGGTTAAGACTGGGTATGGTGCAAAGGTGACTCCTTATGTAGACGAGTCAGTAGTTGTTGATGTGGATCCTTTGAATAGTGAGTTATCTCCAGAATTTATCAGGTGGTTGAGAGAAAGAAGCCTTTCAAGTGATGATCGTATAATGCGACTGAAGGAAGG GTATATAAAAGAAGGAAGCACAGTGAGTGTGATTGGAGTGGTTCAGAGGAATGAAAACGTGCTTATGATTGTCCCACCTCCTGAGGCATTTACAACAGGGTGCCAGTGGCTGAAATGCATATTTCCTGCTAGCCTTGAGGGCATTGTGTTAAGATGTGAAGATGCGTCAAAAGTTGATGCTATACCAGTGTGA